One Sphingomonas endolithica genomic window, TCAGCCGCGCCGCCTTGGCCGGTGTCATGTGGGATGCGAGCTGCACGATGTTGCAGAGGACGGGACCGCGCGTGATTCCCGGATTGGGGATCCACTCGCGCGACAGGACGAACCGCGCTTCGCCGAAGATCCGCGGGACGCGGATTTCGTAGAGATCGCCGTCGAGATCGACGACCGCCATGCCCGGGCACAAATCCGTCTTGATGCGGTCGCCGTAATTGTCGTCGTACCACTGCCGGATCGCTTCGGCGAGATCGACATTCTCGCGAAGATCGTCGGGCAGCCCTTCGGCTGGTCCGCCAAGCGGGATGGACAGATTGTACTTCATGGATACTTCGCGGACCGCCAGCAGCGCGCGACTAGGGATCTCGATCCCTTCCACTTTCAGCTTGGCGTCGATGTCGGCCATCATCGCTTCGAATGCTGGACCCCTGCTGTCGGGCCTCCCATGTGTCATCGAATCGTCCAGTCCGTCCGAACTCTGCGGAACAAAATAGGTCCGGATGCTCGCATGCGCTAGTGCGGTGCAATGCCTGACGGCGAAAACTGAGCCTCGGCCAAGTCACCGCCGTCGTTGGTTGCGGCTGAGGTGTCGATGTTTCACCATGCGTGGATGAAAATGAGCGAGAACCGATGACCGAAAGCAGCGAAGACGAGCCGGAGGACGACGAAGTGCCGCCTCCCCCCGCACCACGCAGCTGGAGCAACTGGCAGGCGGCCCGCGAGGGCGCCAAACCGCTGCAGATCGTCGAGATGCGGCTCTATTCCGACGCCTGGTTCACCGCCGAAGCTTATGATTTCGGGCCGTACAGCTTCCTCAACACAGTGCCGCGCACGCGCCACGGGACGATATACGATCTGAAGCCCGGCATCGTACTGCGCTCCGGGCTGATGTTGATGCCCGACGCGAGTATCCCGCGGTTGACCAGCGACGATCACTATCACGGGGGGACGCTGTTCGACGAAGTGGCGGCGCTCGCCGCGCTGCTGCTCGAGGTGCGTCTGATCGCCGGACCGATAGACCGCGAGTTCGGCATGAACAGCGATCCGCTGGGACGCCCGCGCGCCCACGATGCCTCGTTCATGCCGTCGTTGCCGACCCCGAACCAACGACCGCAGATCCCACGGCTGAACGGCCAGCGTGCGCTGACCGACCTTGCGCGGCTTGCGACCTATCCGCTGCTTTCGGCTGCGGCGGCGGTCGCGCTGGTAAAGGCGGCGCGGCTCTATCAGAACGCGCTGTGGATCGCCGATTCCGCGCCGGAGACGTCGTGGCTGCTGTTCGTTTCGGCGATCGAAACTGCGGCCGCTCATTGGGACGGCGACACCAAGACGCCGTTAGAGCGGCTCTCGATCACGTACGGGCCGATGATCAAACTGCTGGAAAGGAACGGCGCTGAAGCACTCCTGCCGAAGATCGCGAAGATCCTGAAGGGCGTGATCGGTGCGACCAACAAGTTTCTGACCTTCATGCAGACCTTCGCGCCCGATGCCCCGGCTGAGCGTCCGCAATGGGGGAAGCTCGACTTCAGCCCAGAAGCGCTCGCACCGGCGCTGAAGCGGGTCTACGATCTGCGTTCGCGCGCGCTGCACGCCGGCATCCCGTTCCCCTTTCCGATGTGCTACCCGCCTGACATCCCAGTCGGCACGGTGCCGGAGGAGGTTCCGACCGGGCTGGCGGCCGGCGCGATGGGGGCAACTTGGGCTGTCGAGGACACGCCAATGCTGCTGCACACCTTCGCCTTTCTCTCGCGCGGCGCGCTGCTGAGCTGGTGGGAGACGCTCGTGCCCCAAGGCTCCGAGACCCAGCAACCGCCGTTCAAGGTCTCGCCCTACGGCTGATACTGCGGCGGCGGCCGTCGGTCTTATATGGAGCTCAGGTGACGGTTTACAAAGGCTCGTCCGCCCGATGCGCTGCTGAGAGCGGAGAGCCGTAGCGCGTGCAAGTGCGAGCGAGCGAGCGAGCATTGGCGATTTGCAAACGCGACCGTCAAATTTAGCTCCGATCAGTTCGAAGGCGGCGGGGTGTCGCCTGAACCGGCAAATTACTGGGATTGCAGGGGACGAGCCGAGCAGCTGAGCCTGAACGAGGGGCCGCTTTCCACGTTGGATGCCTGTAAACGGCCGGCCGCTGTCCACTAAACTCTCTTGATCTGAGCCTTACTGAACGAACGGCGGCTTTCGGGATCAGTTTATCGCTGGTCGAACGGCCGAGATCGGGCGCTTAGCTGCCGCGTCGCGAATCCACTGCTCGCTGCGGCACTCTTGGGCGAACATTGCGGTTGCGAGGCTTAACAGCCAGTGTCTAACTCCGACGAGAAACAAAGGGACGGAAATGGCCGAATACAAGGTCAGCCGCAGCGGCGTCGTGCTCGAATATCGCGCGACGCTTCAGGGCAATGCCTGGATCATGGATGAGCTCAAGACGGGCGAAGTCGAGATCAGCTCGGTGTTCACCTTCACGCCCGACGATCTCCTAGAGAAGCCGACTCAAGAAGAGATAAAGGACGATTTCCCGTTCACCTATCGCTTCCGCCTCGCGGTCGCCGGCCCGAGTCACTATTTCATCGCCGGCCGCAAACTCGGCATCGACCAAGACGTGCTGATCGCCAAGAGCGGTGTCGAGTGGCGGCGCAAGTTGTTCGTCGCCGAGCGCAACATTTCGATCTTCAAGCGGATCGCGAAGCTGATCCTGGAAGCGAAGGAGATCGTCATCGGCGGGAAGCGCGAAGACGCCATCCCGATCGAGGCGTTCGAAGACCTGATCGCGCGGTTCCCCAACACCTATGAGATGGACCGCTACGCCGAGACGCGGGTCACAAACATCATCGGCGAATATATCGAGCCCGAGCGCGACTTCCGAGAGCAGTACGAGACCTACCTGAGCAGACGCAAATCGAGGCGCAGCGACACGCCGCTGCACGCCAAGGAATTGCTCACCACGGAGATCGAAAAGTTTCAATTCGTCCGGGACACGCTCAAGGCGTGGCTAAAGGCCGGGGACAAGAGCGAGGACCAGTGGCAGAAGGCACTGCTCTCCATCCTGCCGCTGATCTTCCCCAAGTATGTCGCGGTGATCGAGAAGGTGCCGATCGAGGATCGCTACACAACGCCAGGCAAGATCCACCACCGCGAGATCGACATCGCGCTAGTCGACGTGAACGGCAATATCGACGTGATCGAGATCAAGAAGCCGGAAGCCGACATCCTGCTCAGGAAGACGCTCTACCGCGGCAACTATGTGCCGACCGGCACCCTGTCAGGGACGATCATGCAAGCCGAAAAATATCTGTTCCACCTCAGCAAGGGCGGGCTGGCGAGCGAGGAGAAGATCACCCAGAAGTTCAGGAAGCTGCTCCCGCCCAATCTCAGGATTCGCATCACCAATCCCAAGGCGATGTGCATCCTCGGGCGCGACCGCAAGGACAATGGTCATCCGGCTTTCGACGAGGGGCAGTCCGCCGACCTGGAGGTGATCAAGCGGAAATACGCCAACATGATCGACATCATAACCTATGATGATCTGCTGCACCGCCTCGACAACATCCTTGCCTCGCTGAAGCGTCGCAGGGCCAACGGACTGGATGCGACGACTCTGTAGAACCGCCAGCTATTGGCCGGGGATCGGACGCGCCGCGGGTCGCTGCTCGCCGAACAAGAGCCAGAGAGAGCGAAACAAGGGCAGCAGTTCGGCAGCGTCGAAATGGTCGAAGACCAATTCGCCGAGCGGCGCGCCGTCGCGCCAAGCCGCAGCCGAACGATATTCGTTGGGGAGCATGAGTTGCGCGCCGTGCACGCCCACGATGGTGGCAAATACCACCCAAGGTCCGCGGACTTCCTGCGCGTTGAGCTTGGCGATGCTGCTTCGGACCATGTCGAGCAGCCCTTCCTCGAAACTTTCGGGCCAGACGATTGCCTGATAGGCGATGGCGTCCCTTTGACGCACTGCGCCGATCGTCCAACCGGCATCCATGCGGCCGCGCCAGTGATTGACGGTATACGCGCGCACTTCCGGCATCGGCCGCTCTCCGTCACTGCCCTCGGCGAAGGGCGTATGCACAATTAGGCCGTCGAGCGAGTGGATCCAGCTAAACGCGCTGACCCGAACCGGGAGCATCGCACTTTCGTGCGTGAAGGCGATTTCGCGCGCTTCGCGATCGAACGCCAGAGGTACGATAGACACGATAGCGCGGGGCTCGCGAGTTAGCCGAAACGGCATGTCGTCGCCCTCGGCCGCCGCGACCGCGGCAGCGTGCAACGCGCGAAGTCGCGGGATCAGCTGTTCGTTGGCGGTGAACGCCTGGCGCAACTCATGTGCGTCCATTTCGTACTTCCCGGCACTGTTGCGATTGAAATAGTTGCGACGATCGCCGTTGCGCACAGCGTGCGGTGCGGCGAGGCTGGCGCGCACGCGGATGGCGATGACGTGCCGGCCGTTGGCGAGCGGAATGATGCGGAGCGCAGTGCCGCCGAGCCGTGGGTCGGTCCAAGTGCGCAGGATGCTTTCGAGACGGAGAATCTCGGCGTCGAAATCGTCGATTTCGACGCCGAGCACGTCGCTCGCCACACCGTTGCTTTCTTCGATGCCGACCAGGAAGTCGCCACCTTGCGCATTCGCCATCGCAACTATGTCGCGTAGGAATTCTGCCACGTTGGCATCGCCTCGACCGATTTCTCGCTTGAACTCGAGCGTGCGATGTTCTGCAACCCGTGCAGTGACAAGTGCGACCAAGTCCGATTCTTCGATCTCGTCGAGCAGTTTATCGATCATACCGCGATGCTAGCGGAAACCGGTTCCAATCGCAGCACTATGACGAGTATCTTTTGCGCGACATCAATCGCGCTTTGGGCGCGCCCAAATGACGGGACCATAGCTCATCGATACGGCGCCACCCGAGCTCCAGCCGGGCATAGCGCCGACTTCATTGACGCAGGCCCGCCCAACTTAGCCACGAGCGCCCCGCAAACGCTCGGTGGTCCCTGGCGACACAAATGCCATACGGGGATGGGCAGCTGTTCCCGACGAACTTGGCCGTCTAATCCCTGTCGAACGTGATGGGCGAACGACCGCTGTCGAGATCGCCCGTCTGCTGGTCCAACGACCGATCATGGCGCGCGAACCCGAACATTTTCCAAATCTGATCGCTCCGAATAAAATCCTCAATCGCTCGCGCATGGGTCGCTTTGATATGCAAAATGGTGATTTGAAGGCATTGCTGAGAAATCGAATTGTCGTGGACTGTCGCCGGGGAGACCTTGTATTTGACGAACAGTGAAGCCTTTTACCGCTTTCATCGCTTCAACGAGTCGTTCGACCGCAATCTCAAGGTCACCATCGGCGCGCTGGAAGGGCTTCGTACCGGCGTCTTCGCGGTCACCACAGGCCGTACCAATCTACCGATAGGCAACGAGCCTTGGCGCAAGCTTACCGCGCTCGTTGATCCCGTGGCCGCTGCCGAAAGCGCAATCCGCCTGACCGCGACCATGGGGATCGTGCGCGTCAGCGCCGCGCTCGATGACTTCTTGGTGATATTAGAGGCAGATTTCGACCGGACCGCCTTCACGCGGTCTGGTGCGACGGCGCCATCAATGCCGCTGCCGCGTCAGTTTGAAGGTCTCAAAATTCCGGAAGCCGCGGCAAAACTTGGTCTAGACCCTTCACCGCTGGCCTATCTCATGCCCTTCCACCGCTATTTTACGTCGGCACGCAACTGCATCGTTCACCGCAACGGTCGTGCCAATGCCGAGCTCGTCCAAATCGCGCGATCGCTCGAGCTAAGCGATTGTCACACCATGTGGCCGACCCGCCGGGGCACTCCAGTCCCCGCCCTTCCGGTGATTGAGGAAGGGGCCGAGGTCGACTGGCTCCCCCGTCACGCGATCCTGTGTCTGTCAGTCTATTATGCGGCCGCGAAATGGCTCAACGACCAGTGGGTGGCGGTTCTGGGTCCACCGGGACTAGTTTACATGGCCGCGCATTATGCCTTGCTCGATGCCGACCCGGTCGCATGGCGCCGAGGTCGGTCGGTAGAGACTGTGATACGTACAGCACTCGATAACCGGTATCGCTACCGCGCGCTGACTGCGGTGGAGATAATCGACGAGCTGCGTACAATGGATAAATGGCGCACCTGCTCGGCGGCATTTGCCGCCCGCATGGCCGGAAACGCATAGCGATAGTTTACAAAACCGACACGAGCGGAAGGGTGCGAGGTGACTCGCTGACGCCTCTAGAGCTCAAGATTATGAAGGCAACAGTTGGATTCCAACGACAGCTTTTGGAATTGCTGATCATTGTCTTGAATGACCGAAATTGGGCGCGTAGCTGCCGTCTGATTGTGGATGAACGAACGTCCGCTTACGCCATCTAGGCGCCCGAAAGCGGCTGGGCTGCTATCCACCCAAACGTGGCGTGAAACAGACCCTAAACCACGAGCTGAGCTAGCCGCAGCTCCACCTCGGGCCAATTAGCAGCTAGATCCACGGTCGCTAAGCGGATCCGGTGACCGTGAACGACATAGGTCGTATCGAGCGCATGCCGCACCTGAGGGTAGAGCAGCATACCCTCCGCCACAGCCAGGTCCGGCTCCGCAATTGCGTCGTTCCGCAGATAAGCAAACAGCTGATAAAGGTTCTCTGAGCGGAAGCTTGGCGAGCCATGATGCTGCTGAAGCGCGTCGGCGTAGTACTTAGTGTCGATGATGATCCGCCGAGCCGCGCTCTCGAGGTAAACATCGGTCCGCATGACTGGCAGCCGCCCAACCCCATTCGTCGCTACCGAAACGGCCTGCCATTCGAGCTGGTAAGGCTTCACTCGGAACGCACACTGGCTCGCACGATAGTAGTTGCGGACGAAGCCCTCAAAAACTCGCGCCATCTTCCGTTCGTCACGAAGCACATTCTGGAAGCCGTACCCTGATCCGGCTTTATCTGGGATCATGCACGCGAACGCCAGCTCGCAGATCTTGAGCAGCAGATCATAGCGCGCGTTGTTGCGATGGAGCTGAACCCGGGCAAAGGCGGCGGCGCTCAAGCTGATGTCAGCAACGTCAGCCATTCGAGTCCAAAGTCGGTGCAGCTCTCGAGCCAGCGACGGATCAATGCTATTGGCGTTACGCAATCGTTTCAACGATGCTTTAAGCAGCTGGTTGTGCAGCAGGTCATGGCTGAGCTCATCATAAGCGCAGTGTACCCGGCGCATGTTGCGCGCCTGCAGCTTCAGGGTCGAACCAAGCTCGATGTGCCCGCGAATGGTACTCATCTCCTCCTCATAGGGCAAATACCCACGATCGAGGCCGCGCTTGAGGAGGGATCGGGTGCCCTCGGCCAGAACACGGGCGAGTAAGTTCGGTAAGTCCGGGCTTTCCTCTGCGCCTATTGAGATCGCCTTCGCCTCTTCGAACCGGTTCCAAGCGTAGCAGAACAGGTAGTAGAGGTTGCGGATCGGGATCGTTGGTTCGGTCAAGCGGCGGCCAGCAACCGAATTTTCCAGCTCTCGGCTTTCTCTGGCGCATCAAACCAATATTCCTGCAACAGCGGCACAAGCTCAGTGCGCACCACGCGGCGGTACCAGTCAGTGTCGCTTTCGCCGACGCTAGGCGCCGCGCAGAAGAAGCTGTGCCCGATTGCGAAACCCGGTCCTAGGTTGATGGTATCGCCGATGATCTCGTCGTTGAGCTCGCCGACCCGAACGCGAAGCATGCTGCGGACATCAAGACCGATGCCAAGTCCCTCCAGATGCTCGTCGAACCTAGGCGAAGCGAGATTGGGCATCAGCGACACGAACGCGAAGCGACGCCGTAGCGCATAGTCGACCACTGCGAGTGAGCGGTCGGCGGTGTTCATGAGCCCCATGAGGTACACGTTCGGCGGCACGTGGAACGGCACTTTCCCAGAGGCCAGCGGCATCGCCCACTTCGGGTCACGCTTGTCAGACTCGATGAGCAGCATCAACTCGCCAAAGATCTTGCTTAGATTGCCGCGGTTGATCTCATCGATGATGAACACATGAGTATGCTTCGGGTCGGCCTCCGCCTTCCGACAGAACTCGACAAACTTGCCGGGCTTGAGTTCGAAACCCTGCTCCGCAGGCCGAAAGCCCTCCACGAAGTCCTCGTAGGAATAGGACTGATGGAACTGAACGAAGCCGACCTTGTCTCGATCTTGAATGGCCATCAGAGCGTAGGCCAATTTGTGCGCAGCAAAAGACTTACCGACCCCTGGCGGCCCCTGTAGAATGATGTTCCGCTTGGCGCGCCAGAGCAAAAGAATGTCCTCAGCCTCTTCCCGACTCAGGAAAAGGTCGAGCAGCGCATCGTCGAGAGTATAGGCCGCCCCTTCCTCGCCGCCCTGGTCGAGCACGACCTGCTGCTCATCGATGTAAGGCAAATTCTCGCCGGCGAGCTCGACATAAGCGCGGTTGAGGATCGACCGTAACGTTGGAGTGACCTCAGTGAGATACGCGCCCTGATTCAGGCCGCGGCGGCTATTGTAGAAAAGCCCCTTCTGCCCGCTCTCAGCCAGTTCCTTTAGCTCGGTAGCGAACGGCTCAGCTTCAAGGAACGCTTCTCGAACCAAAGGCGGGTCGAGCTGCTGGTGATCGATCAAGGCAATCCGGTAGGCCGGTTGGTCGGCCCAATCGCTGTCAGCTAGACCGACAAAGCTCTGATCAGCAGCGCCTTCAACCAGCGACACACCTGTAATCGCCTGATTGTCGACGAGGTGGAACACGACGTCGCCAGGCCGGACCTCGAGCATATTGGCATAAATGTTTTTGCCATCCTTCGAGCGCTGGGGTGACCAGAGAGCTCGGCCAAGCGCGTGCTCACCCGACAGCCGATCGGCGCGACCACTCGCGATCGTCTTCTCGATCCAGAAGCGCCTAGAACTCACGCTTGCGTTATCCCCAAATACCTCAGCCCATCCGGTGCTGTTGCGAAACCAGTCTAGATCCTGCGACTGATCGCCGAACGTGAAAGCGATCAGCCGATCGGCCATGTCATGACCTTTAGTAACCTGCCAGATCGTAGCCCGGTAAGTGTAGAAGTACCAATCACGAGCGTCGAACGTCGGATCCCATTCGACCTGAACTCGCTCACCATTGCCAGGGTTCGCTGTGATTACGCCGCGTGCTTTGATGCGCATCACGGAGACATTGTTGCCTCGCCCATCAAACGGCAGGTTGTGCTTCTGAACGAACGCCGCCTTGATCGCGATGCGTTCGCCTGGTCGCATCGATTTAACGTGCGCCGCTTCCGCATCCGTAGGCGAGCTAATTTCCCAGATGCCGTCACGCAGAAACCGCTCGACCTGATCCTCACGCCGGCCGAATGCGGCTCCGACGAACCAATAGAACGTTGCAGCGTCCGACATCTCTTCATTTCCCGACGATTTCGCAACGTCCGACGCTAGCTCATCAGGCCAATACGCGGTCCCACCCGCAAAGCGCCGTAATGTGTTCGGCTTTGCCTCCAACGCATCAGCCAATGCTGCAAGTGAGACCGCGGTGTCGTGAGGAAGGCCCAGTGCGACACGGTCGGGCCCTTTTCGAACCCAGCCTGTTGGCTTGAGATTGCTAACGGCCAGGAACGTCTCCGTTGCGTCGATCGCGCCTGGTCTCTTGCGACCGCAGCGAACCTGCCGGCCGATGTTGACGTGATACCAGTCCAGGCCGGCATCATGCAGGATGCGAGCGACGCGCGCGAAAGCCTGGCGGTCATCGTCAGACCAGTTCGCCGACCAGGCCGAAAAATCCTCTTTTGCCATAAACCGGCCAAGAAGGTCGTCATTGTCGATCATGCCGCTATTCACCCTTCACCAAACGCTGGCTTACATCCTTGATGGTATGAGGCGTCAGTACCGCGCAAGCACCTAATTCGGATCGATCAACCAGAGTCGCAGATTGGCTGGTCGAGAAGCGAGTCTGGCCGACGCGAGGCTATCCTAACAACAACATCGTTGGAGCGTGCACTGTCCCGATCGTCCTGGCCCACGGCGGATATGCAGCGACTGGATCGGAAGCCATCCGGGGGATGTAAGTGGTCGCACTTCGGCATGATCAATTAAAATACTTGGCAGTTGGGTCGTCGTCCTCTTCTTCGGCAATAGAGATCCTTGCACGCGCCGCGGGTGAGAACCCCAGCTCAGAAACGAGCGAGCGCATGATGATTGCCTGCTTGTTTAGAATGGCAAGCCATGGTGACTGAAGAGGCGTACCATTTGGCGACTTGATCACAGCAGGCGTGAGATTGATCATCTCAACGGCCTTCTCGTGCAGCGCCTGCGCGACGCACCAGCTGGCCAGGATCGCTCCGTCTATGCTCTTCAGCAGACCAGCAGGTGCATGCTCGAGCGAATGCGCCCAGATCTCGCCTTGGCGCTGATTGAAGTGGCTGGGCGGGGCGCCGAGCTGGCCAGTTGCAATGGGCTCCCCTGCCCGCTCCTGCATGCGATAGGTGCGGCCCTCAACAAGCTTAAGCTGCGTCGGCTTACGCTTTCGGCCGGAATTTGAATTGCCCGCCATTACCGCTGCCCTTCGCGTGCGCGCTGATGCTGCACAGAGGCGAAACTATGCTTGCCGCCATCCAGCACAGCTTCTTGTCCGGTGAACTCCTGCCAGCGCCGCACAATGACATCGACAAAGCGGGGATCGATCTCGCAGAGGCGAGCGACTCGCCCATGGGTCTCACAGCAGATGAGGGTGGATCCCGAACCACCGAACAAGTCGAGCACAGTGTCGCCGGTTTTGGTGGAGTTGCGCAGCATACGGGCAATCAGCTCGACCGGCTTCATTGTTGGATGTTCCGCGGAGCGCGCGGGGCGGTCGATCCACAACACCGAAGGTTCAAGCGGTTGAACCTTCAAGTCGGTCCCAGAAACTAGCAGGGACTCCTGGCCCACGCGCACCAGTATTGTGCCATCCGCGTTTTGTGAGAAAACCGATCCACTTAATTCGCTGATGGTGGTCGCCTTGCGGCCGCCGTACCAGCGATGCCGCGCGCCCGGCTTCCAACCGTAGAGCACCGGCTCGTGTTGCCACTGATAATCCGACCTGCCGAG contains:
- a CDS encoding Shedu immune nuclease family protein, producing MAEYKVSRSGVVLEYRATLQGNAWIMDELKTGEVEISSVFTFTPDDLLEKPTQEEIKDDFPFTYRFRLAVAGPSHYFIAGRKLGIDQDVLIAKSGVEWRRKLFVAERNISIFKRIAKLILEAKEIVIGGKREDAIPIEAFEDLIARFPNTYEMDRYAETRVTNIIGEYIEPERDFREQYETYLSRRKSRRSDTPLHAKELLTTEIEKFQFVRDTLKAWLKAGDKSEDQWQKALLSILPLIFPKYVAVIEKVPIEDRYTTPGKIHHREIDIALVDVNGNIDVIEIKKPEADILLRKTLYRGNYVPTGTLSGTIMQAEKYLFHLSKGGLASEEKITQKFRKLLPPNLRIRITNPKAMCILGRDRKDNGHPAFDEGQSADLEVIKRKYANMIDIITYDDLLHRLDNILASLKRRRANGLDATTL
- a CDS encoding helix-turn-helix domain-containing protein, with amino-acid sequence MIDKLLDEIEESDLVALVTARVAEHRTLEFKREIGRGDANVAEFLRDIVAMANAQGGDFLVGIEESNGVASDVLGVEIDDFDAEILRLESILRTWTDPRLGGTALRIIPLANGRHVIAIRVRASLAAPHAVRNGDRRNYFNRNSAGKYEMDAHELRQAFTANEQLIPRLRALHAAAVAAAEGDDMPFRLTREPRAIVSIVPLAFDREAREIAFTHESAMLPVRVSAFSWIHSLDGLIVHTPFAEGSDGERPMPEVRAYTVNHWRGRMDAGWTIGAVRQRDAIAYQAIVWPESFEEGLLDMVRSSIAKLNAQEVRGPWVVFATIVGVHGAQLMLPNEYRSAAAWRDGAPLGELVFDHFDAAELLPLFRSLWLLFGEQRPAARPIPGQ
- a CDS encoding 5-methylcytosine restriction system specificity protein McrC, whose product is MTEPTIPIRNLYYLFCYAWNRFEEAKAISIGAEESPDLPNLLARVLAEGTRSLLKRGLDRGYLPYEEEMSTIRGHIELGSTLKLQARNMRRVHCAYDELSHDLLHNQLLKASLKRLRNANSIDPSLARELHRLWTRMADVADISLSAAAFARVQLHRNNARYDLLLKICELAFACMIPDKAGSGYGFQNVLRDERKMARVFEGFVRNYYRASQCAFRVKPYQLEWQAVSVATNGVGRLPVMRTDVYLESAARRIIIDTKYYADALQQHHGSPSFRSENLYQLFAYLRNDAIAEPDLAVAEGMLLYPQVRHALDTTYVVHGHRIRLATVDLAANWPEVELRLAQLVV
- a CDS encoding AAA family ATPase is translated as MIDNDDLLGRFMAKEDFSAWSANWSDDDRQAFARVARILHDAGLDWYHVNIGRQVRCGRKRPGAIDATETFLAVSNLKPTGWVRKGPDRVALGLPHDTAVSLAALADALEAKPNTLRRFAGGTAYWPDELASDVAKSSGNEEMSDAATFYWFVGAAFGRREDQVERFLRDGIWEISSPTDAEAAHVKSMRPGERIAIKAAFVQKHNLPFDGRGNNVSVMRIKARGVITANPGNGERVQVEWDPTFDARDWYFYTYRATIWQVTKGHDMADRLIAFTFGDQSQDLDWFRNSTGWAEVFGDNASVSSRRFWIEKTIASGRADRLSGEHALGRALWSPQRSKDGKNIYANMLEVRPGDVVFHLVDNQAITGVSLVEGAADQSFVGLADSDWADQPAYRIALIDHQQLDPPLVREAFLEAEPFATELKELAESGQKGLFYNSRRGLNQGAYLTEVTPTLRSILNRAYVELAGENLPYIDEQQVVLDQGGEEGAAYTLDDALLDLFLSREEAEDILLLWRAKRNIILQGPPGVGKSFAAHKLAYALMAIQDRDKVGFVQFHQSYSYEDFVEGFRPAEQGFELKPGKFVEFCRKAEADPKHTHVFIIDEINRGNLSKIFGELMLLIESDKRDPKWAMPLASGKVPFHVPPNVYLMGLMNTADRSLAVVDYALRRRFAFVSLMPNLASPRFDEHLEGLGIGLDVRSMLRVRVGELNDEIIGDTINLGPGFAIGHSFFCAAPSVGESDTDWYRRVVRTELVPLLQEYWFDAPEKAESWKIRLLAAA
- a CDS encoding phage terminase small subunit P27 family, which gives rise to MAGNSNSGRKRKPTQLKLVEGRTYRMQERAGEPIATGQLGAPPSHFNQRQGEIWAHSLEHAPAGLLKSIDGAILASWCVAQALHEKAVEMINLTPAVIKSPNGTPLQSPWLAILNKQAIIMRSLVSELGFSPAARARISIAEEEDDDPTAKYFN